Within Leptospirillum ferriphilum, the genomic segment AAAAAACAGGCGAAAGAGATTGCTGACCTTATCGGAAAGGTATCTGAAACGGTCGATGCCGTTGATATCGCTCTTTTTGGTCGAATGGTGGCACAAGCAGCAGAATTGAATGTCGAAGCATCCGCTTCATTTGCCCATGCGATTTCAACACATAAAGTTGCGAACGAGGTCGAATTTTTCACAGCCCTGGATGATCGTTCAACAGAGCCTGGATCGGCGCACATGGGAAGTCTGGAGTTCAATTCTGCGACTTATTATCGATATGTCAGCCTTGATTTGGGGCAACTTGCCCGTACGCTTTCCTCCCAATCTGTACCGGAAGCGGTCGAAGTCTTTTCGAAGGCTCTTTTCTTGGCGGTTCCTGTTGCCAGACAATCGACGCAATCCGGGGCATCCCCATGGGGGTTCGCTAAAGTACTTGTTCGAAGAGGCCAGAGATTGCAGGTTCCTTTTGAAACAGCGGTCAAGGCAGAAAATGGAGGATTTCTGGAACCCAGCATTGAGGCGTTGACGAAATATCTGTCCAGGCAGGAAAAACTCCATGGAAGTCTTTTTGGGAAAATCGCAGAATATACCTATGGGCAGGAAGATAGCTTCTCGATCGATGACTTGATCTCCGCCTTAAAGCGACATTCTTCGGAATTCATCTTGGAGGGGGCAAATGCGTAACCCCTATCTGTTGCTTTGGTTAGAAGCTCCACTACAATCGTGGGGCTTCGATTCAAGATTCGGACGAAGGGATACAATGCCTTTCCCTACGCGATCTGGAATCATGGGATTGATCTGTTGTGCCCTCGGGGCTGGAGGAGAACAACGAGAGTTGCTCTCGGAATTTTCTTTTCTGAGTCAGACAGTACTTTCCTTCGTTCGAAGGAAGAAAACGGAAATTGGTATCGAAAGAATTGATAGGGAACCGAAGCTTTGCGACTTCCAGATGGTTGGAAGTGGGTATGACGACAGAGATCCGTGGGAAAATCTTCATATTCCTAAGACGGCCGAAGGGAAAAAGCCCGCGATGGTGAACGGATCGAAGATGACCTACCGATATTATTTGCCGGACGCCGCCTTCTCCGTGGTACTGGAAGTCCCTCCAGGAAAAGTTGAAGCAATAGTGCAAGCATTGCAATGTCCTGTATGGGACATCTACCTTGGTCGTAAAAACTGTGTGCCAACAGACTTCCTCTACCGTGGGATCTTTCAAGAGGAAGCGGAGGCTGTTAACCGGGCAAAAGAAATTGCTTTGGAGAAAAATCGTGTAGAAGAGTTCAGGGTGATCAATGATGAATCCGATTCCTACGTGGAGGCCGGAGAAGTTTTTACCTTAAATGATGTACCTGTACAGTTCGGTTCTGAAAAAAAATATCATGATCGCCGAGTAAGGCTGATTTATGCCGCTTGAATCATCAACTTCCCGACTACTGATCAAGGTTACACGTGAAAGCCTCCCCAGGGTCAAGGATAAATATCCGTTTATCTATCTCGAACGTGGAAGACTTGAAATCGACGATTCCAGCGTTAAGTGGATTGACTATGAAGCAAATGTTGTCCGACTTCCGATTGCTACTCTCAATTGTCTATTGCTTGGACCAGGAACCAGCGTAACGCACGAAGCCGTCAAGGTCTTGGCCCAGTCAAATTGTGGAATTTGTTGGGTCGGAGAAGATAGCCTTTTATTTTTTGCTGGAGGCCAATCTCCAACTTCGGACACTCGAAGGATAAGAGAGCAATTAAAAATTGCTTCAGACCCCAAAAAGTCTCTTGAGGTGGCCAGAAGAATGTTTACTAGACGATTCCCGGATATAGATCTTTCCGGAAAATCTCTTAAAGAGATGATGGGTATGGAGGGTTCTAGAGTCCGCTCGCTTTACGAATTAAAGGCCCAACATTTCGGAGTAGGATGGAAAGGAAGAAACTTTACTCCCGGAAAATTCGAACTTAGTGATGTTACAAACCAAGTATTGACCGCTTGTAATGCAGCTATTTATGGGATTTTAAGTTCTGTTGTTCACTCTCTTGGTTACTCCCCTCATATCGGATTTATTCATTCGGGTAGCCCATTGCCATTCATCTATGACATGGCAGACCTCTATAAGGAGCACCATTGTATTGATCTGGCGTTTTCACTGACCCTGGACATGGCGGGTTCCTACAACAGACAAAGGGTTTCTTCCGCTTTTCGTCAACGGGTTATAGATTCAGACCTATTAGAAAGAATAGTAGTCGACATTGAGGAGATGCTTGGGGTGAAAAATGCTTGTCGTGATAGCCAATGACCTCCCTCCTGCGGTCAGGGGAAGAATGAAGTTATGGTTTATTGAAC encodes:
- the cas5e gene encoding type I-E CRISPR-associated protein Cas5/CasD, yielding MRNPYLLLWLEAPLQSWGFDSRFGRRDTMPFPTRSGIMGLICCALGAGGEQRELLSEFSFLSQTVLSFVRRKKTEIGIERIDREPKLCDFQMVGSGYDDRDPWENLHIPKTAEGKKPAMVNGSKMTYRYYLPDAAFSVVLEVPPGKVEAIVQALQCPVWDIYLGRKNCVPTDFLYRGIFQEEAEAVNRAKEIALEKNRVEEFRVINDESDSYVEAGEVFTLNDVPVQFGSEKKYHDRRVRLIYAA
- the cas1e gene encoding type I-E CRISPR-associated endonuclease Cas1e; its protein translation is MPLESSTSRLLIKVTRESLPRVKDKYPFIYLERGRLEIDDSSVKWIDYEANVVRLPIATLNCLLLGPGTSVTHEAVKVLAQSNCGICWVGEDSLLFFAGGQSPTSDTRRIREQLKIASDPKKSLEVARRMFTRRFPDIDLSGKSLKEMMGMEGSRVRSLYELKAQHFGVGWKGRNFTPGKFELSDVTNQVLTACNAAIYGILSSVVHSLGYSPHIGFIHSGSPLPFIYDMADLYKEHHCIDLAFSLTLDMAGSYNRQRVSSAFRQRVIDSDLLERIVVDIEEMLGVKNACRDSQ